One Sulfuricurvum sp. DNA window includes the following coding sequences:
- a CDS encoding hemerythrin family protein has product MIDFKLVPKVAFDEMNRVHAEEVELLNTLEKYLDAKDREGIEKTLDEMLEHTRGHFANEERLMREVNFPPYMMHKSEHDRVLNEFQFVVMDWRNHKDDAMLRNYFLETIPEWLTQHIASMDTMTAQFICMHKGC; this is encoded by the coding sequence ATGATTGATTTTAAATTAGTGCCCAAAGTGGCATTCGATGAGATGAACCGCGTCCACGCTGAAGAGGTAGAACTACTCAACACGTTGGAGAAATACCTTGATGCCAAAGACAGAGAAGGAATTGAAAAAACATTGGATGAGATGCTCGAACATACACGAGGACATTTCGCCAATGAAGAGAGATTAATGCGTGAAGTCAATTTTCCTCCCTATATGATGCATAAAAGCGAACACGATAGAGTATTAAACGAATTTCAGTTTGTGGTGATGGATTGGCGTAACCATAAAGATGATGCCATGCTACGAAACTACTTTTTAGAGACGATTCCAGAGTGGCTCACCCAACACATCGCCAGTATGGATACCATGACAGCACAGTTTATCTGTATGCATAAGGGGTGTTAA
- a CDS encoding Crp/Fnr family transcriptional regulator has protein sequence MIDIDLNQDCEGEMALEESYFFNQLNAEELAYLHTITQTRSYPQGSILFYAGERPTVLHVLDAGIVQILKHDSNGNEIHLAFFHPSDMIAEMAHFESIPYPATARCESDIRVFEINFEAFKTYFLDNPKLSFAIIRSLTRKIKQLESIVHGSLIDDAQTRLARFIIEHEKTLSSFTQRKIAELLLLTPETVSRHIRRFKEEGWVEVKQKKLYPLNLDELRHFLSSRT, from the coding sequence ATGATTGATATTGATTTAAATCAAGATTGTGAGGGTGAAATGGCATTAGAAGAGTCCTATTTTTTTAACCAATTAAACGCAGAAGAGTTAGCGTATCTCCATACGATTACCCAAACACGTAGCTATCCACAAGGCTCTATCCTCTTTTACGCGGGGGAGAGACCCACAGTTTTGCATGTGTTGGATGCGGGGATTGTCCAAATACTCAAACACGATTCTAACGGCAACGAGATACATTTGGCTTTTTTTCACCCCTCCGATATGATTGCTGAAATGGCGCACTTCGAATCGATTCCCTATCCCGCAACGGCAAGGTGTGAGAGCGATATACGGGTGTTTGAAATCAATTTCGAGGCATTTAAAACCTATTTTCTGGATAACCCGAAGCTCTCATTCGCCATCATCCGCTCACTCACACGCAAAATCAAACAATTAGAGAGTATCGTTCATGGCTCCCTCATCGATGATGCCCAAACACGACTTGCCCGTTTCATCATTGAGCATGAAAAAACACTTTCAAGCTTTACACAGCGTAAAATTGCCGAACTTTTATTACTCACCCCTGAAACCGTCTCGCGGCATATTCGCCGTTTTAAAGAGGAGGGATGGGTTGAGGTGAAACAAAAAAAACTTTATCCCCTAAACCTTGATGAATTACGACATTTTCTTTCATCTCGAACTTGA